Proteins encoded in a region of the Clostridiisalibacter paucivorans DSM 22131 genome:
- the ortB gene encoding 2-amino-4-oxopentanoate thiolase subunit OrtB, with the protein MNKDMSYKAVNDRKNEIMKKAVGIDYGTFESKGIAFDYEGMMKKVGYTIDEIKEIEGRTGIGNTPVYELRNLTALARKFAPEGKGARIFVKDEAANPSGSYKARRAAASVYHAKKMGYKGVIAATSGNYGAAVASQAAMLGLKCIIVQECYDSEHKGQPEIVEKARKCEAYGAEVVQLTVGPELFYTFLVLLEETGYFNASLYTPFGIAGVETLGYEIAEQFKEKEGKFPDVVVATNAGGGNLTGTARGLIKAGATDTQVIGASVDLSGLHMASDKQFNKKSFTTGHTGFGIPFATWPDRSDVPRSAARPLRYMDRYVTVTQGEVFYITEALAQVEGLERGPAGNTSLAAAFSLAQELDKDKIIVVQETEYTGAGKHIQPQLSFAKDNGIKVVVGDPKDQVPGENIVLPKDPSYIKVNEIKLDKLKRSFIKNAIANNSDVDITEKDIKFLAEETRKDEEFVKSILDELGVKY; encoded by the coding sequence ATGAATAAAGATATGAGTTACAAGGCTGTTAATGATAGAAAGAATGAAATTATGAAAAAGGCTGTTGGAATAGACTATGGAACATTTGAAAGTAAAGGCATAGCATTTGACTATGAAGGAATGATGAAAAAAGTAGGATATACTATAGATGAAATAAAAGAGATAGAAGGAAGAACAGGTATAGGAAACACTCCTGTATACGAATTGAGAAATCTTACTGCTTTGGCAAGAAAGTTTGCACCAGAAGGAAAAGGAGCAAGAATTTTTGTCAAGGATGAAGCGGCAAATCCATCAGGCAGTTATAAGGCTAGAAGGGCAGCGGCATCAGTATATCATGCAAAAAAAATGGGATATAAAGGTGTAATAGCTGCTACAAGTGGAAATTATGGTGCAGCAGTTGCAAGTCAGGCTGCTATGCTTGGGCTTAAATGTATAATAGTTCAAGAGTGCTATGATTCAGAACATAAGGGGCAACCTGAGATAGTAGAGAAGGCTAGAAAATGTGAAGCATATGGTGCAGAAGTAGTTCAATTAACTGTAGGACCTGAACTATTCTATACTTTCTTAGTGTTATTGGAAGAAACAGGATATTTCAATGCCTCTCTTTATACACCATTTGGAATAGCTGGTGTTGAGACATTAGGATATGAGATAGCTGAACAATTCAAAGAAAAAGAAGGTAAATTTCCAGATGTAGTAGTAGCTACTAATGCAGGAGGAGGAAATCTTACTGGAACTGCTAGAGGTCTTATAAAAGCTGGTGCTACTGATACTCAGGTTATAGGAGCCAGTGTTGATTTGTCTGGATTACACATGGCTAGTGATAAGCAATTTAATAAAAAATCTTTTACTACAGGACATACTGGGTTTGGAATCCCATTTGCTACATGGCCAGATAGGTCTGATGTACCTAGATCAGCGGCTAGACCCCTTAGATACATGGATAGATATGTAACTGTAACTCAAGGGGAAGTATTCTATATAACTGAAGCATTAGCACAGGTAGAAGGTCTAGAAAGGGGACCAGCAGGGAATACATCCCTTGCAGCTGCATTCTCGTTGGCACAAGAGTTGGATAAAGATAAGATTATAGTTGTTCAAGAGACTGAATATACTGGAGCTGGAAAGCATATACAACCACAATTGTCCTTTGCTAAGGATAATGGCATAAAAGTAGTTGTAGGAGATCCAAAGGATCAAGTACCTGGTGAAAATATAGTTCTTCCCAAAGATCCAAGCTATATTAAAGTAAACGAGATAAAGCTAGATAAACTTAAGAGATCATTTATTAAAAATGCTATTGCAAATAATTCAGATGTTGATATAACTGAAAAAGACATAAAATTCCTTGCAGAAGAGACAAGAAAAGACGAAGAGTTTGTAAAATCTATTTTAGATGAATTAGGTGTAAAATATTAA
- a CDS encoding ornithine aminomutase subunit alpha — MSEIRKDDFEARRKHLADMTEEQLEARFWELAGKIVDPMVDLAKKNTSPSIERSVLLRMGFSSIEAKAIVNGVIDRGLMGKGAGHVVYRVAKDKNMDIREAGLKLVDGDDQLWDYVVEVFKGGEK; from the coding sequence GTGAGTGAAATAAGAAAAGATGATTTTGAAGCCAGAAGAAAGCATTTAGCAGATATGACAGAAGAACAGTTAGAAGCACGGTTTTGGGAATTGGCAGGGAAGATTGTAGATCCTATGGTGGATCTTGCTAAGAAGAATACATCACCTTCTATTGAAAGATCAGTTCTTTTGAGGATGGGTTTTTCAAGTATAGAAGCAAAGGCTATAGTAAACGGTGTAATAGATAGAGGTCTTATGGGAAAAGGTGCAGGACATGTGGTATATAGAGTTGCGAAAGATAAAAATATGGATATAAGAGAAGCGGGTCTTAAATTAGTTGATGGTGATGACCAACTTTGGGATTATGTAGTAGAGGTTTTCAAGGGAGGTGAAAAATAA
- the ortA gene encoding 2-amino-4-oxopentanoate thiolase subunit OrtA encodes MDIAKKGDWVRIYNIVLTSEERAPQVPDDTKKVSLEMWDKGFLLNDEAKIGDEVEVETYIGRKIKGKMVEINPQYKHNYGEYVPELSYIGRQLRSILEGGESNE; translated from the coding sequence ATGGATATAGCTAAAAAAGGAGATTGGGTAAGAATATATAATATTGTATTGACATCAGAAGAAAGGGCTCCTCAAGTACCTGATGATACTAAAAAGGTATCCCTTGAGATGTGGGATAAAGGATTTTTATTAAATGATGAAGCTAAAATAGGAGACGAAGTAGAAGTAGAAACTTATATAGGAAGAAAGATAAAGGGAAAAATGGTAGAAATCAATCCCCAATATAAACATAATTATGGCGAATATGTACCTGAGCTTTCTTATATAGGAAGGCAACTGAGATCCATATTAGAAGGTGGTGAGTCAAATGAATAA